One genomic region from Magallana gigas chromosome 3, xbMagGiga1.1, whole genome shotgun sequence encodes:
- the LOC136273447 gene encoding E3 ubiquitin-protein ligase TRIM71-like, protein MERDEEKLCRSCRKQARFLCQDCDYYLCRLCKIRHLKYRSADEHSIVQLKGHRDETIDERCQVHKGKFMELFCKKCLLPVCSTCVTENHNGHIFGSFSDIYVTAVEFIKEKISKIRKELLPKCAATLQELQKKERTVETQIQRLNETVNEYENSLNDNPTELISFYRACTADDENISLPDIQTPKEKMKLQKLYRTSHLDQYIRFTNAVQNRPPNSTYSSPRPGRLDDSTVVNNEITVPVVKSAHHISCTEDGHVWVSDNLGTLVLMDIRGNSLKKLTTSGGDEGFHSVTTKGELIYSDKANKCVRKVTTNNEVQTVLKTGFWKPTCVFSSPKNMDIFVGVVSDQNAKIGRFDRKGNPLFDIHTDSRGEALLKYPLYLTENKNSDICISDVNKHAVVVLDKMGQHRFSYKGGDNGGFWPHGISTDDQGHILICNSYYSNPSVQMIDENGVFLYVILAQKHGLRKPRGLCVDNQQRLWVGQWHENKVCVYKITV, encoded by the coding sequence ATGGAAAGAGACGAGGAAAAACTATGCAGATCTTGCAGAAAACAAGCAAGGTTTCTCTGTCAAGACTGCGATTACTATTTGTGTCGACTTTGTAAAATCAGACACCTGAAATACCGATCTGCTGACGAACACTCTATAGTTCAACTAAAGGGGCATCGAGATGAAACAATAGACGAAAGATGTCAGGTGCATAAGGGAAAATTTATGGAactattttgcaaaaaatgtttactACCAGTGTGTTCCACTTGTGTGACGGAGAATCACAACGGACACATTTTTGGAAGCTTTTCCGACATTTATGTTACGGCTGTGgagtttataaaagaaaaaatatccaaaataaGGAAAGAACTCTTGCCAAAGTGTGCGGCAACGCTACAAGAACTACAGAAAAAAGAGCGTACGGTTGAAACACAGATACAGAGACTGAACGAGACAGTCAACGAGTATGAAAACAGTCTTAATGATAACCCAACAGAGCTGATTTCATTTTACAGAGCTTGTACAGCAGACGATGAGAACATATCACTGCCTGATATCCAAACTCCAAAAGAAAAGATGAAGCTTCAAAAACTGTACAGAACAAGCCATCTTGACCAATATATCCGCTTTACAAATGCAGTCCAAAACAGACCGCCAAACTCGACCTACTCGAGTCCTAGACCAGGGCGCTTGGACGATAGTACGGTGGTTAACAATGAGATAACAGTTCCAGTTGTCAAAAGTGCCCACCACATATCCTGCACGGAAGATGGTCACGTCTGGGTGAGCGACAATCTGGGCACTCTGGTTCTGATGGACATCCGAGGAAATAGTTTGAAGAAACTAACGACCAGTGGAGGGGACGAGGGCTTCCATTCCGTGACGACCAAAGGCGAGCTGATCTACTCCGACAAAGCTAACAAATGTGTGAGAAAAGTCACAACCAACAATGAAGTCCAAACAGTCTTGAAGACGGGTTTCTGGAAACCAACATGTGTTTTTTCGTCACCCAAAAACATGGACATATTTGTTGGAGTGGTCTCCGACCAAAACGCAAAAATTGGACGCTTTGACAGAAAAGGCAATCCTCTCTTCGACATCCATACGGACAGCAGGGGTGAAGCGTTGCTGAAGTACCCACTCTACTTGACCGAAAACAAAAACTCCGACATCTGCATTTCCGACGTCAACAAGCACGCTGTCGTTGTTTTGGATAAGATGGGCCAACACCGCTTTTCCTACAAAGGGGGTGACAACGGAGGTTTCTGGCCCCATGGAATAAGCACTGATGACCAGGGCCACATTCTGATCTGCAATTCGTACTATTCCAATCCCTCCGTACAGATGATTGACGAAAATGGAGTCTTCCTGTACGTCATTCTTGCTCAGAAGCATGGATTGAGAAAACCCCGGGGTCTGTGCGTGGACAATCAGCAGCGTTTGTGGGTGGGGCAGTGGCACGAGAATAAGGTCTGCGTGTACAAGATAACGGTTTAA